A region of the Microcystis aeruginosa FD4 genome:
GCTTGATTTTTTAATACCTGTCCTGCCCAAAATCCGATTTGTAGCGCTAGGGGGGCAGTTAATAATTCTCCCACTTGGCCGCGGATTCCGTCCGTGCCAAACAGGGGTGATGGCGGTAATTCAATCAAACCTGCTAAGGATAACAGGGGATGCGATCGAGCTTTTTGCCCATTTTGATACGATAGAGAAGCTACCATGGCCGATTCCTTTCCTCACACGACACATTCAGAGAATAACATGATCACCGATTTTTTCAAATCAATGTTCCCAGTTGACCTTAATCCTCCTTTCAGGGTTCCTTACATCTGGTGTGGGGTGTGGGGTGTGGGGTGTGGGGTGTAGGGTGTGGGGTGTAGGGTGTGGGGTGTGGGGTGTGGGAATTATAAATTATAAATTATGAATTGGGGTGTGGGGTGATGGGGAAGTGGGGAAGTGGGGAAGTGGGGAAGTGGGGTGATGGGGAAGTGGGGAAGTGGGGAAGTGGGGTGATGGGGAAGTGGGGAAGTGGGGAAGTGGGGAAGTGGGGAAGTGGGGAAGCTGTCTCATCACCCTATCATCCCAAAACCCTATCACCCCAAAACCCTATCACCCCAAAACCCTATCACCCCAAAACCCTAAAACCCCAAAACCCTAAAACCCCAAAACCCTATCACCCTATCTCCTGTCTCCTGAATCCTGCTTCCTGAATGAAGATTGTTGATTTTTGCGGGAGGTCTAATCAAGGAACCTAGGTTATTTGGTAAGCTGAAACGGTAATCTTGACCCCCGAATGCGCGTGCTGATCAGTGTTGTCATCCCTACCTACAATCGCCAAGCAATCTTAAAAAAATGTTTACTCGCCCTAGAAAATCAGCGTTTAACCGATAATAAGGTGGAAAACTACGAAATAGTCCTGGTCGATGATGGTTCTACCGATGGGACGATCGCTTGGCTAGAAAGTCACAAAGCTAATTTACCCCATCTGCAACTGTGGCAACAGGACCACGGCGGACCAGCGATCGCTAGGAATCTGGGGGTAGAAAAAGCTAGTGGTGATACGATTATTTTTATCGATAGCGATCTGGTAGTGACAGAAAATTTTTTGCAAGCCCACGCCGATGCTTTAACCGCCGGGGCAGCAAGTCTCGGCAGTGATCGCTTATTTACCTACGGCACTGTCATTAATACCTGTAACTTTGACCATCCCACCAGTGAACCCTATAAAATCACCGATTTCTCCGCTGCCTATTTTGCCACGGGCAACGTAGCGATCGCTAAAAAATGGTTATTAGCAGCGGGATTATTTGATACCCAGTTTCAACTCTACGGTTGGGAAGATTTAGAATTAGGGATGAGATTGAAGCAATTAGGACTAAAATTAATCAAATGTCCAGAAGCCGTTGGTTATCATTGGCATCCCCCCTTTAATCTCGCTCAAATTCCCAATCTCATCGATAAGGAAATTCAACGGGGACGAATGGGAGTGCTTTTTTATCAAAAACATCCCACCTGGGAAGTGCGGATGATGATTCAAATGACTTGGATTCATCGACTGTTGTGGGGTTTACTTTCCCTAGGAGGAACCCTGAATGAACGCAGCCTCTCCCCGCTGTTGCAATGGTTAATCGATCGAGGTAAACCGCAATTAGCCCTAGAAATTGCCCGCATTTTTCTCAATTGGTACAACGTGCGCGGCGTTTATCAAGCTTATCGGGAAATGCAGCTTCAGTGAAATGTCTTACCGAACACCGCTGACAGCGTTTCTCATAAAGATGAGGTATGACTGGATTTGGCATCGACCATCGACTCCCTAAAACCAGAGACTTTGTACCTCACCGTCGAGATAACTGCGATAAAGATCAACATTGGCCGAGAAAAAACAGAATATTTTCTTTCTTTTTCTGATAATTGCTGCCACAATCAAAAGCAATCGGCATAGAGAGCAGC
Encoded here:
- a CDS encoding glycosyltransferase family 2 protein produces the protein MRVLISVVIPTYNRQAILKKCLLALENQRLTDNKVENYEIVLVDDGSTDGTIAWLESHKANLPHLQLWQQDHGGPAIARNLGVEKASGDTIIFIDSDLVVTENFLQAHADALTAGAASLGSDRLFTYGTVINTCNFDHPTSEPYKITDFSAAYFATGNVAIAKKWLLAAGLFDTQFQLYGWEDLELGMRLKQLGLKLIKCPEAVGYHWHPPFNLAQIPNLIDKEIQRGRMGVLFYQKHPTWEVRMMIQMTWIHRLLWGLLSLGGTLNERSLSPLLQWLIDRGKPQLALEIARIFLNWYNVRGVYQAYREMQLQ